The following proteins are co-located in the Flammeovirga kamogawensis genome:
- the lepA gene encoding translation elongation factor 4: MENIRNFSIIAHIDHGKSTLADRLLESTQTVSQRDMQNQLLDNMDLERERGITIKSHAVQMDYIQDGQEYVLNLIDTPGHVDFSYEVSRSIAACEGALLIVDASQGIEAQTISNLYLAMEHDLEIIPVMNKIDLPHANPEVVADQIMDLIGCEREDIVEASGKTGLGVDKILEAIVERIPAPKGDPKEPLQALIFDSVYNSFRGIEVYYRILNGTLKKGDLVKFVNAGKEYKADEIGVLKLDQEARKSISAGNVGYIISGIKEAKEVKVGDTITLTENPCAESIQGFEDVKPMVFAGIYPVDTTEYEDLRASLEKLQLNDASLVWEPETSVALGFGFRCGFLGMLHLEIVQERLEREFNMTVITTAPSVQYHAFLNNAEKTKVVVNAPSDMPDPSKLDHIEEPYIKANIISKAEYVGPIMNLCMEKRGELKNQVYLTTDRVELIFEIPLSEIVFDFFDKLKTISRGYASLDYELIGFRASKLVQLDILLNNDPVDAFSAIVHRDGAYDRGKKICEKLREVITRQQFEIPIQAAIGTKIIARETIKALRKNVIAKCYGGDISRKRKLLEKQKKGKKRMRQLGNVEVTQEAFMSVLKVD; encoded by the coding sequence ATGGAAAATATACGCAACTTTTCGATTATTGCACACATCGACCACGGTAAGAGTACCTTGGCGGATCGTTTGTTGGAATCTACCCAAACGGTTTCTCAACGAGATATGCAAAATCAGTTGTTAGATAATATGGATTTGGAGCGTGAACGTGGTATCACTATTAAAAGTCACGCTGTACAAATGGATTACATTCAAGATGGACAGGAGTATGTATTGAACTTAATTGATACACCTGGTCACGTCGATTTTTCTTATGAAGTTTCAAGATCAATTGCTGCCTGTGAAGGAGCATTGTTGATTGTAGATGCTTCTCAGGGAATTGAGGCGCAGACAATTTCTAACTTGTACCTTGCCATGGAACATGACCTGGAAATTATTCCAGTAATGAATAAAATTGATTTACCGCACGCAAACCCAGAAGTAGTAGCAGATCAGATTATGGATTTGATTGGCTGTGAACGTGAGGATATTGTAGAAGCATCTGGTAAAACAGGTTTAGGTGTAGATAAAATTCTAGAAGCAATTGTAGAAAGAATACCGGCACCTAAAGGAGATCCAAAAGAACCTCTTCAAGCCTTGATTTTTGATTCTGTATATAACTCATTTAGAGGAATTGAGGTATACTACCGTATTTTAAATGGTACATTAAAAAAGGGAGACCTTGTAAAATTTGTCAACGCGGGCAAAGAGTACAAAGCTGATGAAATTGGTGTATTAAAATTAGATCAGGAAGCTAGAAAATCTATATCAGCAGGTAATGTAGGTTACATTATATCTGGTATTAAAGAAGCTAAAGAGGTAAAAGTTGGTGATACAATTACTTTAACTGAAAACCCTTGTGCTGAATCAATCCAAGGTTTTGAAGATGTAAAACCAATGGTATTTGCTGGTATTTATCCAGTTGACACTACAGAATATGAAGATTTAAGAGCATCACTAGAAAAGCTTCAGTTAAATGATGCGTCTTTAGTGTGGGAGCCAGAAACTTCTGTAGCCTTAGGTTTTGGTTTCCGTTGTGGATTCTTAGGAATGCTTCACTTGGAGATTGTTCAAGAACGTTTAGAACGTGAGTTCAATATGACGGTAATTACAACAGCTCCTTCGGTACAGTACCATGCATTTTTAAATAATGCAGAAAAAACTAAAGTTGTTGTAAATGCACCTTCGGATATGCCTGACCCTAGTAAGTTAGATCATATTGAAGAACCATATATTAAAGCCAATATTATCTCTAAAGCAGAATATGTAGGTCCGATTATGAACTTATGTATGGAGAAACGTGGTGAGTTGAAAAATCAAGTGTATTTAACAACTGACCGTGTAGAGCTAATTTTTGAAATTCCTTTATCTGAAATTGTTTTTGACTTTTTCGATAAGTTGAAAACAATCTCAAGAGGATATGCATCTTTAGATTATGAATTAATTGGTTTCCGTGCTTCTAAATTAGTACAATTAGATATTCTTTTAAATAACGATCCTGTAGATGCATTCTCTGCTATTGTACATAGAGATGGAGCTTATGATCGTGGAAAGAAAATTTGTGAAAAGCTAAGAGAGGTAATTACTCGTCAGCAATTCGAAATTCCAATTCAAGCAGCAATTGGTACTAAAATTATTGCCAGAGAAACAATCAAGGCATTGCGTAAAAACGTAATTGCAAAATGTTATGGTGGTGATATTTCTCGTAAACGTAAGTTACTAGAGAAGCAGAAAAAAGGTAAAAAACGTATGCGTCAGCTAGGTAATGTAGAAGTAACGCAAGAAGCGTTCATGTCTGTATTGAAAGTAGACTAA